The Chionomys nivalis chromosome 20, mChiNiv1.1, whole genome shotgun sequence genome includes a region encoding these proteins:
- the LOC130862744 gene encoding serine/threonine-protein kinase SBK1-like: MSMGCPEPEPLHSLPCCGSGAAPVPGAGVPLLTEDMQALTLRTLTASDLTKHYKLVRELCKGTYGKVDLVAYKGTGTKMALKFVNKSKTKLKNFLREVSITNSLSSSPFIIKVFDVVFETEECYVFAQECAPAGDLFDIIPPQVGLPEDTVKRCVQQLGLALDFMHSRQLVHRDIKPENVLLCDHECRRVKLADFGMTRRVGCRVKRGSGTIPYTAPEVCQAGRADGFAVDTGVDVWAFGVLIFCVLTGNFPWEAASGADAFFEEFVRWQRGRLPGLPSQWRLFTEPALRMFQRLLALEPERRRPAKEVFRFLKHELTSELRRWPSHRARKPPGDRLPGPLRLEAPALLKRTVLTESGSSSQSSPPSVVPVPVPVPVPEAGLAPSAPSGRTDGRADKSKGQVVLATAIEICV, translated from the coding sequence atgagcatggGCTGCCCAGAGCCTGAACcgctccactccctgccttgcTGCGGGTCGGGGGCCGCCCCTGTACCAGGTGCAGGTGTGCCCCTCCTCACAGAAGACATGCAAGCACTGACACTGCGCACACTGACTGCCAGCGACCTTACCAAGCACTACAAGCTTGTCCGGGAGCTGTGTAAAGGGACCTACGGGAAGGTTGACCTGGTGGCTTACAAGGGCACAGGCACCAAAATGGCGCTGAAATTTGTGAATAAGAGCAAGACAAAGCTGAAGAATTTCCTGCGTGAAGTGAGCATCACCAACAGCCTGTCATCCAGCCCCTTCATCATCAAGGTCTTCGACGTGGTCTTCGAGACTGAGGAATGCTATGTCTTTGCCCAGGAGTGCGCGCCTGCTGGAGACCTGTTTGACATCATCCCTCCCCAGGTGGGCCTCCCCGAGGACACGGTGAAGCGCTGTGTGCAGCAGCTGGGGCTGGCGCTGGACTTCATGCACAGCAGACAGCTAGTGCACCGCGACATCAAACCCGAGAACGTGCTGCTGTGTGACCATGAGTGCCGCCGTGTGAAGCTGGCGGACTTCGGCATGACGCGGCGCGTGGGCTGCCGTGTGAAGCGTGGGAGCGGCACTATACCCTACACAGCGCCCGAGGTGTGCCAGGCGGGCCGTGCCGATGGCTTCGCGGTGGACACAGGCGTGGATGTGTGGGCGTTCGGAGTGCTTATCTTCTGTGTGCTCACCGGCAACTTCCCGTGGGAGGCTGCGTCGGGCGCCGATGCCTTCTTCGAGGAGTTCGTGCGCTGGCAGCGGGGCCGCCTGCCGGGGCTGCCTTCGCAGTGGCGCCTCTTCACCGAGCCTGCACTGCGCATGTTCCAGCGGCTGCTGGCTCTGGAGCCCGAGCGTCGCCGGCCGGCCAAGGAGGTCTTCCGCTTCCTCAAACACGAGCTCACATCTGAGCTTCGGCGGTGGCCTTCCCACCGTGCACGCAAACCTCCTGGGGACCGCCTGCCCGGGCCCCTGCGCCTCGAGGCTCCTGCACTGCTCAAGCGCACCGTGCTCACCGAGAGTGGCAGCAGTTCACAGTCCTCGCCGCCCAGCGTGGTGCCCGTTCCGGTGCCCGTGCCCGTGCCTGAGGCTGGTCTGGCTCCTTCCGCTCCCTCGGGCAGGACCGATGGCCGTGCAGACAAGAGCAAAGGGCAGGTGGTGCTGGCCACGGCCATCGAAATCTGCGTCTGA